The Daphnia carinata strain CSIRO-1 chromosome 1, CSIRO_AGI_Dcar_HiC_V3, whole genome shotgun sequence sequence TCGTTGCGGGCATACGTTCTGCTTTGCTTGTGGTAATAACTGGCACGAGCCCGTTCGCTGCACTCTACTCCGCAAATGGATCAAAAAGTGTGACGACGATTCCGAAACTTCCAATTGGATTGCAGCCAACACCAAGGTAGCCCAATTTATAGATCCCAGAGACCGGAATAATCCATCTTTCTGGCTTTCTCGTTTATAGGAATGCCCTAAGTGTAAGGCAACTATTGAAAAAGACGGAGGATGCAATCATATGGTTTGCAAGAACTCTCATTGTAAAACCGAGTTTTGTTGGGTATGTCTGGGACCATGGGAGCCGCATGGAACGTCATGGTAAGTGGTTTCCAATCTCATTGACGCCTAGTGTAGAAGTGAATTTGCTTTAACCGATTATCAGGTACAATTGTAATCGTTACGACGAAGATGAGGCTCGTGCAGCTCGCGATGCTCAGGAACGTTCGAGAGCGGCACTACAACGTTACCTTTTCTACTGTAACCGCTACATGAATCACATGCAGTCTCTACGTCTCGAGCACAAACATTACGCCAccgtgaaagagaaaatggaagaaatgcAACAGCACAACATGTCTTGGATTGAAGTGAGAAGAACGTCTGCAGctacaataaataaatacatcaATAAggtaaaattaaatatttttttttcaaggtccAATTCTTGAAAAAGGCTGTGGATATTCTCTGTCAATGTCGACAAACGTTGATGTACACTTATGTCTTCGCTTATtatctaaaaaagaataatcagTCGGTTATTTTTGAGGTAAGTTTGTTGTTAATAGTCCTGCCATTTTGATATTGGCCTATGTTTAACTTCACATAGGACAATCAAAGGGATTTGGAGACAGCAACAGAAAAACTTTCTGAATATCTCGAGCGCGACATTACCCAAGAGAACCTCGTCGACATCAAACAGAAAGTCCAGGACAAGTACCGGTATTGCGACAGCCGAAGGAGAGTATTGGCCGAGCATGTTTACGAAGGGTACGACAAGGAGTGGTGGGAGTATAATGACTAGTCCAAAAAGTAACGAAACAAATTTGCGCTAATCCTTGTTGTGCCAAGTTTCGGAACACAACAAAAGTCGGAAGAGACGAGAGCACTTTCATTTAGTCTCCcctagaaaaatgaaaagaatcaAGATTTAAAGGGCAAACGTTTCAGTTCGTGTCTGCCTAGTTCGAAAACTTGGTTCTAACGCTCCTGTCTCGAAAATTTAAGGTCTTTTCTTCTATGTATGTGTGGAATGCTCGCTGTGCGCTCTGCTATACATTAAACAATCGTTTATCCCTCCCATATTTTttcgcccctttttttctttgttgtatCGCTTTAAAACCATCTTTGTACATGTACCCTTTTGCGGCGAAATGGATACATACCGCGTGTCTTGCGGAACGATATTTTGTCGGATATCGATTATTATTGATAAAGAACGTTTGGACAGCTTGGAGCGTTGAAACGTTTTTTGTAGgccttcttcgtttttttgttttgtttgcagtaTTTTACAATGGCAGCACCTCTCCTTCATGTCTTTCTCTAAAACAATGGAAATGGCGAACCGTCAGTTTGTTGGAATGTGCTGAAGGAGGCTGTTTCGGCGTTGGCTGACGTCTCCTGCTGTAACAACTTACACCTTCATCATATACGGTACCTATCTGCCTCTTCAGTTCATATGTTTGTGTGAATGTTATACGAAGTATACGAAAAACAGCAGGtgtgatttgtttgtttaaatctTTCCTTTTGTCACTCAAATCATTTATATATGATACCTTTAATATCTTTATTAAAAAAGTTGAAGAACAATATAATTTATCCTTATCGAACTTTGCTGAAATGATTTTTGCTCAAAACATAGCAGACtgacaaaatattttattctttatactACTTGAGTAAAGATTTCGCATGTAGGTAATGTGTTCGATCTTTTTTATTGCGCTAGTCTTCCTCTAGTAATTACGGCTTTAAATGTGATCCGCGCAACATGAATTTGGTAGCCGAGATCGTGAGATACCTATAAAACACTCTCGTATCCCCTTTTTCTGATGTTTTTAAAAGCGCAACCCCTAGCTACCGGAGAACGAAGAACTAGGCCGTAGGCCCtagaggaaacaaaaatttaggtTTTGGTCTTGAGAGTTTGCAGACTCTCAGTTCACATTCAAAgatcagaaaacaaaaagtgagaGCAGATCAAGAGCCCAGATTAGACATGATCATGATGCAGTTAGTATTGGTTTCCCggttgtttttaattttggcCATACTGCCCGTAGTCATTTTTGTGAAGTTGTGGATCTTGTGGTGTTGGAGGTgtacacacaacaacaaagccCTATTCAAGAACATTGGGAAAAATAGCTTTTCAATATTGGGGTTGCATTAGTCTGTGATCCCCATTCAATTCATTTGTATGTAGGGAATATTATTTCCGTGAGTacgttttgtaattttgacgttttaacgtttttcattttgtaatcgGAACTTGGATGATTTAtagtttcattatttttcattattgatttgtttgttgCATCAGCCTTGGGAGAGGGGACAtgtatgtttgtttgtttttctgacaAAGATACTGCTGTTCCAATATCTGATCTATGCCTGTTAATCATAAGCtgtttttatcaaatttgtGTCTAGGCTACACTTAATCCCAATCATGGCAACTGCTAAAGGGAAGTCCCCAGAACCAGAGAGTGGCAATAGCCTCGCCAACCTTCTATCTGGCATGCATACATCTGACAATGTGAACACTTTACACACAAATGGGATTGATTTTTCTACTGTAAATAAAAAGGTAATGAGATTTCCAACATGTGCAAAGCTTATGACAATATCAACCCCTTACTATGGTTACATACAATTGTTGCAGGACGCCCTTATTAAACCAACTGAAAGCCAATATGACCTTTTAATAAAAAAGCTCcaatatttaattgaaatgggAAATGGTGAAACCATACTTGAGGTTGGAGCTGGTGAAGGTAATTATTGATTGATAAAAACCAAAGCAACAATATAATTTACATTGCCTGAAAAAACTTCTGCTTGTGTCCGACAAGGCGAGGAAAGTGGATTGACTGAAGAAGATTATAAAGCTTCCGTGGCAACGCTAGAATCTATAGCAACGACGTTGGAAGCCGACTGCGTGTTACTTCGAGAACGGAATTCTGAATGTGGAATTATTGGCCAATATCTCATTCGTCATCGAGCAGAACAAGAAGATTTTGTTGAAATTCGGTAAaaaaattctcatttaaatttttgataTCTCTAACTGCAGAAGTATAAACAACAGTGTCGCTGTAGTCGGTAATGTTGACGCGGGTAAATCGACCCTGCTTGGCGTTCTGACTCATGGTGACTTGGACAATGGTCGAGGACTTGCGCGGCAGAAACTTTTTCGTCATAAACATGAAATTGAAACAGGAAGAACGTCATCAGTTGGCAATGACATCCTTGGTTTCGATAGCAGTGGAAATGTAGTCAATGAGCCTGACCATGGCACACTAGATTGGGTGAAAATCTGCTCCAAAGCAACAAAGGTATTAAAGCTtgcaatacttttttttttttaattgttgttggttgttaaagtaattattattacttttataATCCCGATCGTATTCCATCAGGTAGTGACCTTCATCGATTTGGCTGGCCATGAAAAGTACTTGAAAACGACGGTGTTTGGAATGACGGGACATGTTCCAGACTTTACAATGTTGATGGTATTTAATCTATCCAAAAGTTCTATGAGGATACCGTTTTTCACAGAGAAATAATTCTatcaaaaataggttggagCCAACGCGGGCATT is a genomic window containing:
- the LOC130690904 gene encoding E3 ubiquitin-protein ligase ariadne-1-like, encoding MDSDEEIMYDDYDSGNESSGDDDVEFAMVEEPNNPKERQELDEYPYEVLTTEQILQHMNECMKEVNIVVEMPSTVIRMLLNHFRWDKEKLMERYYDGDPEKLFTEAHVASPFAKAAVPAKVAKKDQRRAGPSVEECEICLSTLPSSVMSGLECGHRFCVSCWAEYLTTKIMSEGIGQTISCAAHNCEILIDDATVMKLVPDARVRLKYQHLITNSFVECNRLLRWCPSPDCSSVIRVQHVESRPVTCRCGHTFCFACGNNWHEPVRCTLLRKWIKKCDDDSETSNWIAANTKECPKCKATIEKDGGCNHMVCKNSHCKTEFCWVCLGPWEPHGTSWYNCNRYDEDEARAARDAQERSRAALQRYLFYCNRYMNHMQSLRLEHKHYATVKEKMEEMQQHNMSWIEVQFLKKAVDILCQCRQTLMYTYVFAYYLKKNNQSVIFEDNQRDLETATEKLSEYLERDITQENLVDIKQKVQDKYRYCDSRRRVLAEHVYEGYDKEWWEYND